Proteins from a genomic interval of Staphylococcus debuckii:
- a CDS encoding NAD(P)H-dependent oxidoreductase, with protein sequence MDNKEMRQIIIDAFNFRHATKQFNPDKKVSDADFQTILEAGRLSPSSIGSEPWRFVVVQNEEMREKLREVAPGAIGKLETASHFVILLARRNVKADSEYFRHMLTDIQKVPDEKLEDMVKGFTSFQNDNLNLYESERSLWDWASKQTYIALGNMMTAAALLGVDSCPMEGFKMKEMTKFLEDEGIMNSEYFLPSVMVAFGYRKEDPKRDKTRQSQDEVVEWVM encoded by the coding sequence ATGGATAACAAAGAGATGCGTCAAATTATTATAGACGCTTTTAATTTCAGACACGCAACAAAGCAATTTAATCCTGATAAAAAGGTGAGCGATGCTGATTTTCAAACAATTTTAGAAGCGGGTCGTTTGTCACCAAGTTCTATCGGCTCTGAGCCATGGCGTTTTGTCGTTGTACAAAATGAAGAGATGCGTGAAAAATTAAGAGAAGTTGCACCAGGTGCAATCGGCAAATTAGAAACAGCAAGTCATTTCGTGATTCTTCTTGCACGTAGAAATGTTAAAGCTGACTCTGAATATTTCAGACATATGTTGACTGATATTCAGAAAGTACCAGACGAAAAGCTTGAAGATATGGTTAAAGGCTTTACTTCTTTCCAAAATGACAACTTGAATCTTTATGAAAGCGAGCGTTCATTATGGGATTGGGCCAGCAAGCAAACGTACATTGCTTTAGGTAATATGATGACTGCAGCAGCATTATTAGGTGTAGATTCATGTCCAATGGAAGGGTTTAAAATGAAAGAAATGACTAAATTCCTTGAAGATGAAGGTATCATGAACTCAGAATACTTCTTACCTTCTGTAATGGTCGCATTCGGTTATCGTAAAGAAGACCCTAAACGTGATAAAACACGTCAATCACAAGATGAAGTTGTGGAATGGGTAATGTAA
- the sdaAB gene encoding L-serine ammonia-lyase, iron-sulfur-dependent subunit beta, whose product MARKKDFQSAFDIIGPVMMGPSSSHTAGAVKIGNAGRTVLQGEPENIEIHYYESFAKTHLGHGTDVAIIGGLLGYSTFDERIKNSVEIAKDEGIKIKFIEESGKSLGEHPNCALIKADSGDRHIEVNGISIGGGTIKIKSINVNGQCILMNHGLPILEVDGPTDNATINHLINDLIENGADINEEIKTINQEGCLIAMHLNKALSEDVLDKMREKYSDLNFAYIK is encoded by the coding sequence ATGGCAAGAAAAAAGGATTTCCAGAGCGCATTTGATATCATCGGACCTGTAATGATGGGACCTTCTAGTTCACATACAGCAGGCGCAGTAAAAATTGGTAACGCAGGAAGAACAGTACTGCAAGGCGAACCAGAAAACATTGAAATTCATTACTATGAATCTTTCGCAAAAACACATTTAGGTCATGGTACTGACGTAGCTATCATTGGTGGATTATTAGGTTATAGTACCTTTGATGAACGTATTAAAAATTCAGTTGAAATTGCTAAAGATGAAGGTATTAAAATTAAATTTATCGAAGAATCAGGCAAAAGTTTAGGAGAACATCCTAACTGTGCGTTAATTAAAGCTGATAGCGGCGATCGTCACATTGAAGTGAACGGTATTTCAATCGGTGGCGGAACAATTAAAATTAAAAGTATTAACGTAAATGGTCAATGTATCTTAATGAACCATGGTTTACCTATTTTAGAAGTAGATGGGCCTACGGATAATGCTACAATTAATCATTTGATTAATGATTTAATTGAAAACGGTGCAGATATTAACGAAGAAATTAAGACGATCAATCAAGAAGGTTGCTTAATTGCAATGCACCTAAACAAAGCACTTAGCGAAGATGTATTAGATAAAATGAGAGAAAAATATAGCGACTTAAACTTTGCATATATTAAATAA
- a CDS encoding LacI family DNA-binding transcriptional regulator: MKKSQPTLHDIARISGLSIATVNKILEDKRHVASDSARDKVVEALEMLGYEPSRYIQSLRGEQTKTIAFIIPRHDAYYASIIDAIEHQEGSESIRIIAMASNENAARQDELIDWFVSQQVDGIIVSPVSAQMRIAQRWRDIPMLIIDNHIEDESLPYIGLNHEDSAYKAAEHLLRQQHKVIGLLLGNPETSTAADSRMGYKAALEDYDLSMDERLITYQYTDLSMNATENYGSEAVEQVFNSGKLPTALITANHALLNGVLHALHRKGLKVPEDIAIVTLEENSWNTATQPQLTAVGVAANEIGASIFKQLQKFFEGETTKIKSDWLVSQVIIRDSSQ; this comes from the coding sequence ATGAAAAAATCACAACCTACATTACATGATATTGCTAGAATTTCAGGTTTATCTATCGCAACGGTTAACAAGATATTGGAAGATAAGCGGCATGTAGCTAGTGATAGTGCCAGAGATAAAGTAGTAGAAGCATTAGAAATGCTCGGCTATGAACCGAGTCGTTATATACAATCTCTGAGAGGAGAGCAAACCAAGACGATTGCATTTATTATTCCAAGACATGATGCTTATTACGCTTCTATTATTGATGCAATTGAACATCAAGAAGGATCCGAATCTATTCGCATTATTGCAATGGCTTCAAATGAAAATGCAGCGCGTCAAGATGAATTAATTGATTGGTTTGTTTCCCAGCAAGTAGACGGTATCATTGTTTCTCCAGTGTCTGCACAGATGCGTATTGCACAGAGATGGCGTGATATTCCGATGCTGATTATTGATAACCATATAGAGGATGAATCTTTACCCTATATTGGATTGAATCATGAGGATTCAGCATACAAGGCAGCAGAGCACTTATTAAGACAGCAGCATAAAGTGATTGGTCTACTATTAGGCAATCCAGAAACCAGCACAGCTGCTGATAGCAGAATGGGGTATAAAGCTGCTTTGGAAGATTATGATTTAAGCATGGATGAACGTTTAATTACGTATCAATATACAGATTTAAGTATGAATGCGACTGAGAACTACGGCAGTGAAGCTGTCGAACAAGTATTCAATAGCGGTAAATTGCCGACTGCGCTTATTACTGCAAATCATGCTTTGTTAAACGGTGTTTTACATGCATTGCATCGTAAAGGATTGAAGGTACCAGAAGATATTGCAATTGTAACTTTAGAAGAAAACAGTTGGAATACAGCAACTCAACCTCAATTAACTGCTGTGGGTGTTGCTGCAAATGAAATCGGTGCTTCTATTTTTAAACAGTTGCAAAAATTCTTCGAAGGTGAAACTACTAAAATAAAATCAGATTGGCTGGTTTCTCAAGTGATAATTAGAGATTCAAGCCAATAA
- a CDS encoding AzlC family ABC transporter permease, translated as MTQKQHSHITALKAAFPQTIPIFAGFTFIGMAYGIYMHSLGFPPIYAMLMSLLIFAGSMEFVAGSLLLAPFNPFSAFILTLMLNSRHLFYGISMLDKFKGTGAKKPYLIFGMCDETFVINSMANIPKNVDRGLFMFYVTLLNQLYWFFGTTVGSLFGVMIKFDTKGLDFVMVALFVVIFLESWLKEKNHVSSLIGLVIPIICLVLFGPNQFILPSMILIVIVLSLLRGYFARKGVA; from the coding sequence ATGACACAGAAGCAACATTCACATATTACCGCTTTAAAAGCGGCTTTCCCTCAAACGATTCCTATCTTTGCTGGATTCACCTTTATAGGTATGGCTTATGGTATTTATATGCATTCTTTAGGATTTCCTCCTATTTATGCCATGTTAATGAGTTTACTGATATTTGCGGGCTCTATGGAATTTGTAGCGGGTAGTTTATTGCTTGCGCCGTTTAATCCTTTCAGTGCTTTCATCTTAACTTTGATGTTGAATTCCAGACATCTGTTTTACGGTATTTCTATGTTGGATAAGTTTAAAGGGACAGGCGCTAAAAAACCTTATTTGATATTTGGAATGTGCGATGAAACATTTGTAATTAATAGTATGGCGAACATACCGAAGAATGTAGACCGTGGTTTGTTTATGTTCTATGTCACATTATTGAACCAATTGTATTGGTTTTTTGGAACTACTGTAGGCAGTTTGTTCGGTGTCATGATTAAGTTCGATACTAAGGGATTAGATTTTGTGATGGTAGCACTCTTTGTCGTTATCTTTTTAGAATCTTGGTTGAAAGAAAAGAATCATGTCAGTTCATTAATTGGATTAGTTATTCCTATCATCTGTTTGGTGCTATTCGGTCCTAATCAATTTATCTTGCCTTCTATGATTTTAATCGTAATTGTACTATCGCTTTTACGAGGTTATTTTGCTAGAAAGGGTGTGGCTTAA
- a CDS encoding ABC transporter ATP-binding protein, producing MKVFINLKWFFKQEKARYLLGLLVLLGIALVQLVPPQIIGKTIDLIGTKKLTGHDLLIYMLLLSGAAIMTYVLRYTWRVLIFGTSNKLGKILRNRLYEKYTSMSPSFFQQRRTGDLMAHATNDINAVQGAAGPGILMISDSLITGTSILITMAITVNWKLTLIIMLPMPILVILTSYYGRLMSKGFKKAQAAFSRLNDKTQESIAGIKVTKTMGYEKSDQKDFKHISDDVVQKNLKVAQIDALFDPTIMLVIGTSYFLAIVCGSFMIFHDTISLGQLITATTYLGMLVWPLLALGFFFNIIQRGNASYERIDDIVNTQNEIDTSYTVEGYPSGDITFNIESFRFPDAEHPALKEVHFTIKEGSTVGIVGRTSSGKSTLLRLLVREFDTKRPEDITYGGIPIRDYEIRHLRAMFGYVPQDNFLFSTTIKENIAFADPAMEEENVASAAQLSYIHHDILDFPKGYDTIVGERGVSLSGGQKQRVSIARAVIQNPPVLIFDDSLSAVDADTEEHILDNMQNERQGKTNIITAHRMSAVSHADLIIVMDEGTVAEKGTHEELLHNQGWYAQTYQSQQLRDELTRNLDDITQEEGDDSNAET from the coding sequence GTGAAAGTATTTATCAATCTAAAGTGGTTTTTTAAACAGGAAAAGGCTAGATATTTATTAGGATTATTAGTCTTGTTAGGCATTGCGCTTGTGCAATTGGTACCGCCTCAAATTATTGGTAAGACCATCGATTTGATTGGCACAAAGAAATTGACAGGCCATGATTTACTGATTTATATGCTGTTATTAAGCGGTGCTGCGATTATGACTTATGTCTTACGGTATACATGGCGCGTGTTGATTTTCGGTACGAGTAATAAATTGGGCAAAATTCTACGCAATCGTTTATATGAGAAATATACTTCGATGAGTCCTTCATTTTTCCAACAGAGACGTACAGGAGATTTGATGGCGCATGCTACTAATGATATTAATGCCGTGCAAGGTGCAGCAGGGCCAGGTATTTTGATGATCAGTGATTCATTGATTACGGGAACTTCGATTCTGATTACGATGGCGATTACGGTTAATTGGAAGCTGACTTTGATTATCATGCTGCCGATGCCGATTTTAGTTATCTTAACGAGTTATTACGGACGCTTGATGAGTAAGGGATTCAAGAAGGCGCAAGCAGCGTTCAGTCGTTTGAATGATAAGACGCAAGAAAGTATTGCGGGTATTAAAGTAACGAAAACGATGGGTTATGAAAAGAGTGACCAGAAAGATTTCAAACATATTAGTGATGATGTAGTGCAGAAGAATTTGAAGGTCGCGCAAATTGATGCGTTATTTGATCCAACTATTATGCTGGTCATCGGAACAAGTTATTTCTTAGCGATTGTCTGCGGTTCATTTATGATCTTCCATGACACAATTTCGTTAGGACAGCTGATTACTGCAACTACTTATTTAGGTATGCTGGTATGGCCGTTGCTCGCTCTCGGCTTTTTCTTCAACATCATTCAACGCGGCAACGCCTCTTACGAACGTATTGATGATATTGTGAATACGCAAAATGAAATCGACACCTCTTATACGGTGGAAGGCTATCCTTCTGGAGATATTACTTTTAATATTGAAAGTTTCCGCTTCCCAGACGCAGAACATCCTGCGCTCAAAGAGGTTCATTTTACCATCAAAGAAGGCAGTACTGTGGGCATTGTCGGCAGAACAAGTTCAGGTAAGAGTACTTTATTACGCTTGCTGGTTCGTGAGTTTGATACGAAGCGCCCAGAAGACATTACCTATGGTGGTATTCCAATTCGTGATTATGAAATTCGCCATTTGCGTGCGATGTTCGGTTACGTTCCGCAAGATAATTTCCTATTCTCTACCACTATTAAGGAGAATATCGCCTTTGCGGACCCTGCCATGGAAGAAGAGAATGTTGCAAGCGCTGCACAATTAAGTTATATACATCACGATATACTAGACTTTCCGAAAGGGTATGACACAATTGTCGGCGAGCGCGGCGTTTCTTTATCCGGCGGTCAAAAACAACGTGTTTCCATTGCGCGTGCGGTCATACAGAATCCGCCAGTCTTGATATTTGATGATTCTTTATCTGCAGTCGATGCAGATACCGAAGAACATATTCTAGACAATATGCAGAATGAACGTCAAGGCAAGACGAATATTATAACTGCACATCGAATGAGTGCGGTGAGTCATGCTGATTTGATTATCGTGATGGATGAAGGTACTGTTGCTGAAAAAGGAACACATGAAGAACTGCTGCACAATCAAGGTTGGTATGCCCAAACTTACCAATCGCAACAATTACGTGACGAACTGACACGTAACCTCGATGATATCACGCAAGAGGAAGGGGATGATTCTAATGCCGAGACATAA
- the sdaAA gene encoding L-serine ammonia-lyase, iron-sulfur-dependent, subunit alpha, whose translation MFDTIQEIIDYSNKHDMSFAEIMIQDEMERSGQSREEVREQMKQNLEVMRDAVKKGTTGEGVKSVTGYTGQDAIKIKNYNENNHSLSGNEMMQAVMGAVATNEVNAAMGIICATPTAGSSGTIPGTLFKLEDTHGLTEDQMVDFLFSASICGRVVANNASVAGATGGCQAEVGSASAIAAASAVQIFGGSPEASGHALAISLSNLLGLVCDPVAGLVEIPCVMRNAIGSGNALISADLALAGVESRIPVDEVIEAMGKIGRNLPAELRETGLGGLAGTPTGEAIKRKIFGDAEVKS comes from the coding sequence ATGTTTGATACTATTCAAGAAATCATTGATTACTCGAATAAACATGACATGAGTTTCGCAGAAATTATGATCCAAGATGAGATGGAACGAAGCGGACAATCAAGAGAAGAAGTTCGTGAACAAATGAAACAAAACTTGGAAGTAATGCGCGACGCAGTTAAAAAAGGGACAACTGGCGAAGGCGTTAAAAGTGTAACAGGGTATACTGGTCAAGATGCCATTAAAATTAAAAACTATAATGAAAACAATCATTCACTTTCAGGTAATGAAATGATGCAAGCGGTTATGGGCGCAGTTGCAACTAACGAAGTGAATGCAGCAATGGGTATCATTTGTGCTACTCCTACAGCTGGTTCTTCAGGTACAATTCCTGGAACGTTGTTTAAATTAGAAGACACACATGGTCTAACAGAAGATCAAATGGTCGACTTCTTATTCTCAGCTTCAATTTGCGGCCGTGTTGTTGCAAACAATGCAAGTGTTGCAGGCGCAACAGGTGGTTGCCAAGCTGAAGTTGGTTCAGCATCAGCGATTGCAGCAGCATCAGCTGTTCAAATTTTCGGAGGCTCACCAGAAGCTTCTGGTCATGCTTTAGCCATTTCTTTAAGTAACTTGCTTGGTCTTGTATGTGACCCAGTAGCTGGTTTAGTTGAAATCCCTTGTGTAATGCGTAATGCAATCGGTTCAGGTAACGCATTGATTTCTGCTGACTTAGCATTAGCAGGTGTAGAAAGCAGAATTCCAGTTGATGAAGTTATCGAAGCAATGGGCAAAATCGGCCGTAACTTACCAGCAGAATTACGTGAAACTGGTTTAGGCGGATTAGCAGGTACTCCAACTGGTGAAGCGATTAAACGTAAAATCTTCGGCGACGCTGAAGTTAAGTCATAA
- a CDS encoding HoxN/HupN/NixA family nickel/cobalt transporter, which produces MNTKFSQWSWLPYVSIVCLLHIIGFVCLWIAAKDAHILLAMGLLAYTLGLRHAFDADHIAAIDNTVRKLLQQRKDPAGVGFYFSIGHSTVVFIMAVLLGISVHWAKSQLPHFQEIGGTIGTIVSGVFLLLIGILNLIILVSLVKLFTKLKEQKVSHQELDQLLDSRGFFTRFIGPYFKLINQSWHVLPLGFLFGLGFDTASEIALLALSSGASQHAISFIGIISLPILFAAGMSLLDTLDGILMKSAYNWAFLNPVRKIYYNITITAVSVIAALIIGMIELLQIMGDKFHFQGAFWQLVQSMKFDYIGYILVAVFILTWFISTLIWKLNHFDEKSSS; this is translated from the coding sequence GTGAACACTAAATTTTCACAATGGAGTTGGCTGCCATATGTCAGTATTGTCTGCCTACTTCATATTATCGGCTTTGTATGCTTGTGGATTGCTGCGAAAGATGCACATATTCTTTTAGCCATGGGGTTACTTGCTTATACGCTGGGCCTGAGACATGCGTTTGATGCAGACCATATAGCGGCCATTGATAATACAGTGCGTAAATTGTTGCAGCAAAGAAAGGATCCCGCAGGCGTAGGTTTTTATTTTTCTATCGGACATTCTACTGTGGTCTTTATCATGGCAGTTTTACTTGGAATTTCCGTCCACTGGGCAAAAAGTCAATTGCCTCATTTCCAAGAAATCGGCGGCACAATTGGTACGATAGTCTCTGGAGTCTTCTTGTTATTAATCGGTATCTTAAATTTAATTATCTTAGTGTCACTCGTTAAATTATTTACAAAACTTAAAGAGCAGAAAGTCAGCCATCAAGAGCTAGATCAGTTGTTAGATTCAAGAGGATTCTTTACCCGCTTCATTGGTCCATATTTCAAATTGATCAACCAAAGTTGGCATGTTTTACCGCTTGGCTTTTTATTCGGCTTAGGATTTGACACTGCGAGCGAAATTGCTTTACTAGCATTGTCTTCAGGTGCTTCTCAGCATGCTATCTCCTTTATAGGCATTATTTCCTTGCCTATTCTATTTGCAGCAGGCATGAGTCTACTAGACACCTTAGATGGCATCTTAATGAAGTCTGCCTACAATTGGGCATTTCTAAATCCAGTCCGCAAGATTTACTATAATATCACAATCACTGCAGTATCAGTTATCGCTGCCCTTATAATCGGAATGATTGAATTGCTGCAAATTATGGGTGATAAGTTCCACTTCCAAGGTGCATTCTGGCAACTTGTTCAGTCTATGAAATTTGACTATATTGGCTATATTCTCGTAGCCGTCTTTATTTTAACTTGGTTCATATCAACTTTGATTTGGAAACTAAATCACTTTGATGAAAAAAGTTCCTCATAG
- a CDS encoding branched-chain amino acid transporter permease: MTLTQQIITIGVVVLGTMLTRFLPFMIFSKNKETPKYVQYLGAVLPAAVFGFLVVYALRKTPIMSGSHGIPELIAIGVLVGLHLIKRNMLISIAGGTIVYMLLVQLVF; the protein is encoded by the coding sequence ATGACATTGACACAGCAAATTATTACAATCGGCGTCGTCGTATTAGGCACGATGTTAACACGTTTTCTGCCTTTCATGATTTTTTCTAAAAATAAAGAAACACCTAAATATGTGCAATATTTAGGTGCAGTTTTGCCAGCAGCTGTATTTGGTTTCTTAGTCGTTTATGCTTTACGCAAGACTCCTATTATGTCTGGCAGTCACGGAATTCCAGAATTGATTGCTATAGGTGTGCTGGTCGGCTTGCATCTGATCAAGCGTAATATGCTGATTTCTATTGCTGGAGGTACTATTGTCTATATGTTGCTAGTGCAATTAGTATTTTAA
- a CDS encoding NAD(P)H-dependent oxidoreductase: MSTLVIIAHPEIQSAHVNQTWKETLQSRSDLVTVHDLYETYPNGEIDVEKEQRLLSEHDHIVFQYPMFWMNYPPLLQKWFDEVYTHGFAFDGGDALKGKHFALAISCGQPENHYQHSGPIGYSIEEVVIPLKAVINLVGGHYYGIHAIYNTDDIENFATIADNADAYIRFVEKFAEQ; encoded by the coding sequence ATGTCTACGCTAGTGATTATTGCACATCCAGAGATACAATCTGCCCATGTTAATCAAACGTGGAAAGAAACTTTGCAGTCGCGTTCTGACTTAGTTACGGTTCATGATTTATATGAAACTTATCCAAATGGAGAAATTGATGTAGAGAAGGAACAACGATTACTATCTGAACATGATCATATTGTATTTCAGTATCCGATGTTTTGGATGAATTATCCTCCATTATTACAAAAGTGGTTTGACGAAGTATATACACATGGATTTGCTTTCGATGGTGGTGATGCTTTAAAAGGTAAACATTTTGCTTTAGCCATTTCTTGCGGTCAACCAGAAAATCATTATCAACATTCTGGTCCGATTGGTTATTCGATTGAGGAAGTTGTGATACCATTGAAAGCAGTTATAAATTTGGTAGGCGGCCATTACTATGGTATACATGCTATCTATAATACAGATGATATCGAAAACTTCGCTACTATTGCTGACAATGCAGACGCGTATATAAGATTTGTTGAGAAATTTGCTGAGCAATAA
- a CDS encoding alpha/beta fold hydrolase — protein sequence MSDINYISSFDSTNLYAKISLGESPIANLIVVHGLTEELDDYDEVTAFFNEYDFNVIRYDQRSHSNTSGIKELHERIDILVEDLKAVVDYVKKQLPGEVFILGHGVGGSIAAMFGIKHPDEVLGFVSCGGLSPTGQPLLRDDAGDESSNEEEDKGMESVQKQRMIQNFRQRLHEIHINYKQFTDRVLIMHGGDDKVVSSDDAIQFYKEADTTHKSLRIYDGLNHELLNVTSYRGMLLSDIVNWLEFELSCVEQDNE from the coding sequence GTGTCTGATATTAATTATATTTCATCATTCGACTCTACAAATTTATATGCCAAAATCAGTTTAGGGGAAAGTCCAATTGCGAATTTGATAGTGGTGCATGGCTTGACTGAAGAGTTGGATGATTACGATGAAGTAACAGCTTTCTTTAATGAATATGATTTTAATGTGATACGGTATGACCAACGTAGCCATTCTAATACTTCAGGAATTAAAGAATTACATGAGCGTATAGATATTTTAGTGGAAGATTTAAAAGCCGTAGTAGATTATGTGAAAAAGCAATTGCCGGGTGAAGTGTTTATATTAGGTCATGGTGTCGGAGGATCTATTGCAGCGATGTTCGGTATTAAGCATCCGGATGAAGTATTAGGCTTTGTATCTTGCGGAGGTTTATCTCCGACTGGACAACCTTTATTGAGAGATGATGCCGGAGATGAATCTTCTAATGAGGAAGAAGATAAGGGAATGGAAAGTGTACAAAAACAACGGATGATTCAAAATTTCCGCCAACGTCTGCATGAAATTCATATTAATTATAAGCAGTTTACTGATCGTGTACTGATTATGCATGGTGGGGACGACAAAGTAGTCAGTTCAGATGATGCCATTCAATTTTATAAAGAAGCAGATACTACACACAAATCTTTACGTATTTATGATGGCTTGAATCATGAGTTGCTGAATGTAACCTCCTATCGTGGTATGTTACTTTCAGATATTGTCAATTGGTTAGAGTTCGAATTGTCTTGTGTAGAACAAGATAATGAATAA
- a CDS encoding D-2-hydroxyacid dehydrogenase encodes MVKIKMYDVETYEEQFIKDWVQAHNVEVDYEHGPLTKENVEEVKGYDGISLSHNGPFDSELLEILASYGIKQIAQRSAGFDMYDLEKAKANGILITTVPSYSPSSIAEYAVMGALYFVRQVPLVQQRVQAHDFRWKGDIMSRTVKDLTVAVIGVGRIGSISARLFHSFGCRVVGYDLVRRPEMEDIVDYKESMLDAITQADIVTLHIPGNKETYHLFDDEVFRHFKAQTIFVNAARGMVVDTQAFLKALDSEKIAGAVIDTYENEAEYYRRDYSGEVVQDEVLLHLIERDDVLVSPHIAFFTGEAVKNLTEGGLNSTLEVLNTGDSEFRIN; translated from the coding sequence ATGGTTAAGATTAAAATGTATGATGTGGAAACGTATGAGGAACAATTTATTAAGGATTGGGTTCAAGCGCATAATGTGGAAGTGGATTATGAGCATGGGCCATTAACGAAAGAGAATGTTGAAGAAGTGAAGGGGTATGATGGCATTTCTTTAAGTCATAATGGGCCGTTCGACTCTGAATTGCTTGAGATATTAGCGTCTTATGGCATTAAGCAGATTGCCCAACGCAGTGCGGGATTTGATATGTATGATTTGGAGAAAGCGAAGGCAAATGGCATTTTGATTACGACAGTACCTAGTTACTCTCCAAGCTCGATTGCTGAATATGCTGTGATGGGTGCGTTGTATTTTGTCAGACAAGTTCCATTAGTGCAACAACGTGTGCAGGCGCATGATTTCAGATGGAAAGGCGATATTATGTCACGTACAGTCAAAGATTTGACGGTTGCGGTTATCGGCGTGGGTCGTATCGGTAGTATCTCAGCACGTTTATTCCATAGTTTTGGTTGCCGTGTGGTAGGCTATGATTTGGTGCGCCGTCCTGAAATGGAAGATATTGTGGATTATAAAGAGAGTATGCTGGATGCAATTACGCAAGCAGATATTGTAACATTGCATATTCCGGGCAATAAAGAGACATATCATTTATTTGATGATGAAGTCTTCCGTCATTTCAAAGCGCAAACGATTTTCGTTAATGCGGCACGTGGTATGGTCGTGGACACTCAAGCTTTCTTAAAGGCTTTGGATAGTGAGAAAATTGCGGGCGCGGTGATTGATACGTATGAAAATGAAGCGGAATATTATAGAAGAGATTATTCTGGAGAAGTAGTTCAAGATGAAGTGTTATTGCATCTGATTGAACGAGATGATGTATTAGTGTCGCCGCATATTGCGTTCTTTACAGGTGAAGCGGTTAAGAATTTAACCGAGGGCGGTTTGAATAGTACGCTTGAAGTCTTAAATACTGGAGATTCTGAATTCCGTATTAATTAA